From the genome of Prochlorococcus marinus XMU1419, one region includes:
- a CDS encoding 3'(2'),5'-bisphosphate nucleotidase CysQ, which translates to MFKLPSGVDINNLIDDIRIFSWQAADILLYYSKLLEDSDYQKNILENNNEDDPVTLADLKVNEIIIKRINEKYKNIKWDILSEENVKISPENFNSKSDWIWVLDPLDGTKDFIQGTGNYAMHLALNFKQKPYIGFVLIPEKDQLWITDGEKTWCENRDGSKYEPSLCNKKNLKEMTLVTSKNHGNETLRKLIQKINFRKVEIMGSIGCKIASIVMGESDIYICLSLPGKSSPKDWDFAAPESILKGAGGAITNLNNEELTYGNSMYEQGGIVIATSDRNSHGSICLEIKRIIQKDEIYPL; encoded by the coding sequence ATGTTTAAATTACCCTCTGGTGTAGATATTAATAATCTTATCGATGATATAAGAATTTTCAGCTGGCAAGCTGCAGATATTTTGCTTTATTACTCTAAATTGTTAGAAGATTCGGATTATCAAAAAAACATATTAGAAAATAATAATGAAGATGATCCTGTAACTTTGGCAGATTTAAAGGTAAATGAAATAATTATTAAGAGAATAAATGAAAAATATAAAAATATTAAATGGGATATTTTGAGCGAGGAAAATGTAAAAATCTCTCCAGAAAACTTTAATAGTAAATCTGATTGGATTTGGGTACTTGATCCTCTTGATGGAACGAAAGATTTTATCCAAGGAACAGGAAACTATGCAATGCACTTGGCCTTAAACTTTAAACAAAAACCATATATTGGGTTCGTTTTGATCCCAGAAAAAGATCAACTATGGATTACTGATGGAGAAAAGACATGGTGTGAAAATAGAGATGGTTCAAAATATGAACCATCTCTTTGTAATAAAAAGAACCTTAAAGAAATGACTTTAGTTACAAGTAAAAATCACGGAAACGAAACTTTAAGAAAGTTAATTCAAAAAATTAATTTTCGCAAAGTAGAAATCATGGGAAGCATTGGTTGCAAAATAGCATCAATAGTAATGGGAGAGAGTGATATTTATATTTGTCTAAGTTTGCCAGGAAAAAGCTCACCAAAAGATTGGGATTTTGCAGCACCAGAATCTATTTTGAAAGGTGCTGGTGGAGCAATTACAAATTTAAATAATGAAGAATTAACCTATGGTAACTCTATGTACGAACAAGGAGGTATAGTTATTGCAACTAGTGATAGGAATTCTCACGGAAGTATATGTCTTGAAATAAAGAGAATAATTCAGAAGGATGAAATTTATCCGCTTTAG
- the rsmI gene encoding 16S rRNA (cytidine(1402)-2'-O)-methyltransferase, with protein MNNNYSLSHRKDEPEKGVLYIVGTPIGNLDDISHRAINILKNVSLIACEDTRQTSKIIKKFKFNNNLVSFNKINSFKKTPQIIEQLKMGRSVALVSDAGMPIICDPGEDLVKNAKSNKIDIICVPGPCAAITALVSSGMPSSRFIFEGFLPKKKSEREKILFEISKSDKTTIIFESPHRLIKLLQELKEFCGGEREIQVSRELTKKFEEHIMDKIDKVLEIFSKREVLGEITIVIKGVSEHKFFEADIFFLKKELHELINAGLSLSAASKFLAKKTNIPKSEIYKLH; from the coding sequence ATGAATAATAATTACTCATTATCCCATAGAAAAGATGAACCTGAAAAAGGGGTTTTATATATTGTCGGTACACCAATTGGTAATTTAGATGATATTTCTCATAGGGCAATAAATATTCTTAAAAATGTTTCTTTAATTGCATGTGAAGATACAAGGCAAACAAGCAAAATCATAAAAAAATTTAAATTCAATAATAATTTAGTAAGCTTTAATAAAATTAATTCTTTTAAAAAAACTCCTCAAATAATAGAACAACTTAAAATGGGGAGATCTGTAGCATTAGTGAGTGATGCAGGAATGCCTATTATTTGTGATCCTGGAGAAGATTTAGTTAAGAATGCAAAATCAAATAAAATTGACATTATATGTGTCCCAGGTCCATGTGCAGCCATAACTGCACTTGTATCAAGTGGCATGCCTTCATCAAGATTTATCTTTGAAGGTTTTCTTCCAAAGAAAAAAAGTGAGAGAGAAAAGATTTTATTTGAAATAAGTAAGTCTGACAAAACAACAATTATTTTCGAATCTCCGCATCGTCTCATAAAGCTTCTTCAGGAACTAAAAGAATTTTGTGGAGGTGAAAGAGAAATACAAGTATCCAGAGAATTAACAAAAAAGTTTGAGGAGCATATTATGGATAAAATAGATAAAGTACTTGAAATATTCAGCAAGAGGGAAGTTTTAGGAGAAATCACAATTGTGATTAAGGGTGTTAGTGAACATAAGTTTTTTGAAGCAGATATATTTTTCTTAAAAAAAGAACTTCATGAACTAATTAATGCGGGACTAAGCCTTTCAGCAGCTTCAAAATTTTTAGCTAAAAAAACAAATATTCCAAAAAGCGAAATTTATAAATTACATTAA
- a CDS encoding mannose-1-phosphate guanylyltransferase/mannose-6-phosphate isomerase gives MNNFKKELVPVILSGGKGSRLWPLSRECFPKQYINIDQTTDKTLLQKTFLRLQGIPKLGNPIIICNEQHRFIVAEQMRSINVKPDPILLEPFGRNTAPAITMAALISIKKNNDPHILILSSDHEIRDHEAFQKIINRGLVFSSMGRIVTFGIPPNSAETGYGYIESLDFLSEKNISSNIKRFIEKPSLDDAKKYIKNKNFRWNSGIFLFKSSTILNEIKKYQPSILEVCQKALKDNLRDLDFIRVNKDIFATCPNIPIDKAVMEKTKIGTVLDLKSDWLDIGCWKAVWENSKKDHRGNSVKGHALLKNSTNCHLRSENRLVVGLGLKNITVVETIDAVLVTENNSTQKVKNIVDELKKRNFSESQTSSKMYRPWGHYTSIVEEKTWKVKRIEINPNSSLSLQSHKYRAEHWVVVDGTAKVEIDKKITLLQVNESIYVPKGTIHRLSNTTNYPLIIIEIQSGSYLGEDDILRLEDNYGRN, from the coding sequence TTGAATAATTTCAAAAAGGAATTAGTCCCTGTTATTCTTTCAGGGGGAAAAGGATCAAGACTTTGGCCTTTATCGAGAGAATGTTTTCCAAAGCAATATATTAATATTGATCAAACCACTGATAAAACTCTTTTACAAAAAACTTTTCTGCGATTGCAAGGTATACCTAAATTAGGAAATCCCATAATAATTTGCAATGAACAGCATAGATTTATAGTGGCTGAACAAATGCGATCTATAAATGTAAAACCAGATCCAATACTTCTTGAACCTTTCGGGAGAAATACCGCTCCTGCGATTACAATGGCCGCTTTGATTTCAATAAAAAAGAATAATGATCCACATATACTTATTCTCTCTTCGGATCATGAAATAAGAGATCATGAAGCATTTCAAAAAATAATAAATAGAGGTCTTGTTTTTTCATCAATGGGGAGAATTGTAACATTTGGGATTCCACCAAATTCTGCAGAGACAGGATATGGCTATATTGAATCCTTGGATTTTCTATCCGAAAAAAACATATCGAGCAATATCAAAAGATTTATTGAAAAACCCTCTTTAGATGATGCAAAAAAATATATTAAAAATAAAAATTTTCGTTGGAATAGTGGAATATTTTTATTTAAATCATCGACAATTTTGAATGAAATCAAAAAGTATCAGCCAAGCATCTTAGAAGTGTGTCAAAAGGCACTTAAGGATAATCTTAGAGATTTGGATTTCATAAGAGTTAACAAAGATATTTTTGCCACCTGTCCCAACATTCCAATTGATAAAGCAGTTATGGAAAAAACAAAAATAGGAACAGTTCTTGATTTAAAAAGTGATTGGTTAGATATTGGATGCTGGAAAGCAGTCTGGGAAAACTCAAAAAAGGATCACAGAGGGAATTCAGTAAAAGGGCATGCCTTATTAAAAAATTCAACAAATTGTCATTTACGCAGCGAAAATCGTTTGGTTGTAGGACTTGGGCTTAAAAATATCACTGTAGTTGAAACAATTGATGCTGTATTAGTAACAGAAAATAATTCAACTCAGAAAGTTAAGAATATAGTTGATGAATTAAAAAAAAGAAACTTTTCAGAAAGTCAAACTAGTAGCAAAATGTATAGACCATGGGGGCATTACACTTCAATAGTGGAAGAGAAGACTTGGAAGGTGAAAAGAATAGAGATCAACCCTAATTCCAGCTTGTCACTACAATCTCATAAGTACAGGGCAGAGCACTGGGTTGTTGTTGATGGGACTGCCAAAGTTGAAATTGATAAAAAGATTACATTGCTGCAAGTAAATGAGAGTATTTATGTCCCAAAAGGGACTATACATAGATTATCTAACACTACAAATTATCCTCTGATAATTATTGAAATTCAAAGTGGTTCATATCTAGGTGAAGATGATATTCTGAGATTAGAAGATAATTACGGAAGAAATTAA
- a CDS encoding O-antigen ligase family protein — MDITSSLKNQIKYFSTNTKHLGQNFFNLGTFFLSTALPISGLFLLIAIFISFIETKSKLLQDKWNLSLLFIGGLFIVNSLRFSFQNLDERLISFDKSISLYSLFNWIPLIILFISCQYYLKNQIQREIFARYLIAGTIPVLISCLLQSWFKIYGPFRTLGGLIVIFNKEIGDGQGVSGLFSNQNYTGIWLTLSVPLLFFLISKHKSLKIQKLLLIFIFLTFIYLIFLTLSRNAYIGFLSSIMLIFGIKKLLVCFSFGIFFYFILSYFEIFVPIKTIQIFEGHQVNSLISKFKTDDISNFLEFTRINIWLNTLLLIKDKPIFGYGASTFSMIFYELTNLKMQHSHNMPLQLAYEFGIPIAILLVCFISFLFYKTWKNIFQCKGNEISFLLNKCWLASCLVAILNHLNDITYYDGKISILIWIFLSGLKCILDETDKSKIKKQLDIKVN; from the coding sequence TTGGATATCACTAGCTCTCTAAAAAACCAAATAAAGTATTTTTCAACAAATACAAAACATTTAGGTCAAAATTTTTTTAACTTAGGTACATTTTTTTTATCTACCGCATTGCCAATTAGTGGTTTGTTTTTATTAATTGCAATATTCATTTCTTTTATAGAAACAAAATCTAAATTACTTCAAGATAAATGGAATCTATCATTATTATTTATTGGGGGATTGTTTATTGTAAATTCATTACGCTTTTCTTTTCAAAATTTAGATGAAAGATTAATTTCATTCGACAAATCAATTTCTTTATATAGTTTATTTAATTGGATACCATTAATAATATTATTTATAAGCTGTCAGTATTATCTCAAGAATCAAATACAGAGGGAGATATTTGCTAGATATCTCATTGCAGGAACAATCCCTGTGCTAATAAGCTGTTTACTACAATCTTGGTTCAAAATATATGGCCCATTTAGAACTCTGGGAGGTTTAATAGTTATATTCAATAAAGAAATAGGTGATGGTCAAGGAGTATCAGGATTATTCAGCAACCAAAACTACACAGGAATTTGGTTAACCTTATCAGTCCCCTTATTATTTTTTTTAATTTCTAAACATAAATCATTAAAAATTCAAAAATTACTACTAATATTTATATTTTTAACTTTTATATATTTAATATTTTTAACTCTATCGAGAAATGCATATATTGGTTTTCTCAGTTCAATAATGTTAATTTTTGGAATAAAGAAATTATTGGTTTGCTTTTCTTTTGGCATATTTTTTTATTTTATATTAAGTTATTTCGAAATATTTGTTCCAATTAAAACTATACAAATTTTTGAAGGGCATCAAGTTAATAGTTTAATCAGTAAATTTAAAACAGATGATATTTCTAATTTCTTAGAATTCACGAGGATAAACATTTGGTTAAATACCCTCTTATTAATTAAAGATAAGCCAATTTTTGGCTATGGTGCATCTACATTTTCTATGATTTTCTATGAATTAACCAACCTAAAAATGCAACATAGTCATAATATGCCACTGCAATTAGCTTATGAATTTGGAATACCGATAGCAATACTTTTAGTATGTTTCATTAGTTTTCTTTTTTACAAAACCTGGAAAAATATTTTTCAATGCAAAGGGAATGAAATCTCATTTTTGTTAAACAAATGTTGGTTGGCATCGTGTTTAGTTGCAATTTTAAATCACTTAAATGATATTACTTATTACGACGGGAAAATAAGCATTTTAATTTGGATTTTTCTATCTGGCCTCAAATGCATTCTTGATGAGACAGATAAATCAAAAATTAAAAAACAATTAGATATAAAAGTTAATTAG
- a CDS encoding nucleotide sugar dehydrogenase gives MNIKNICCIGAGYVGGPTMSVIAKFCPDIQVNVVDINHKRISQWNEKNLSDLPIYEPGLREIIEKCRGKNLHFSTDLKKNIEKADMIFISVNTPTKIRGIGSGQAIDLKYVEASSREISKYARGHTIVVEKSTLPVKTAQTIKAILDAATEDVNKSKITKTFSVLSNPEFLAEGTAISDLENPDRVLIGGEDKEAINELVNIYSKWIDKVKVLTTDLWSSELSKLISNAFLAQRISSINTISALCEATGARIKDVSLAVGMDRRIGKYFLNSGPGFGGSCFKKDISNLVYISNHYGLFEVANYWQKVLDINSWQQKRFVELIVKKMFGTISSKKIAILGFAFKANTNDTRESPAINICKKLIEEGAFLKIYDPKVKEHQIIKELGLNENNKEHRDWEYSNSIHKTFKDVDAALFLTEWCEFASLNWRDISKIMRKPSWVFDTRSIVDMDLVKENGINIWQVGYGN, from the coding sequence ATGAATATAAAAAATATTTGTTGTATTGGTGCTGGATACGTGGGTGGTCCCACAATGTCAGTTATTGCTAAATTTTGTCCCGATATTCAGGTAAATGTAGTGGACATTAACCATAAACGAATATCTCAGTGGAATGAGAAAAACCTATCAGATCTTCCAATCTATGAACCTGGTCTTAGAGAAATTATAGAAAAATGTAGAGGTAAAAATCTTCACTTCTCTACAGATTTAAAGAAGAATATTGAAAAAGCAGATATGATTTTTATTTCAGTTAATACTCCTACAAAAATAAGAGGAATTGGATCTGGTCAAGCAATAGATCTCAAATATGTTGAGGCATCATCAAGAGAAATATCAAAGTATGCAAGAGGTCACACTATCGTTGTAGAAAAAAGTACATTACCTGTTAAAACGGCCCAAACTATCAAGGCCATCCTTGATGCTGCAACTGAAGATGTTAATAAATCTAAAATAACTAAAACATTTTCGGTTCTATCAAACCCTGAATTTCTAGCGGAGGGGACAGCAATTAGTGATTTAGAAAATCCTGATAGAGTTTTAATAGGAGGAGAAGATAAAGAAGCCATAAATGAATTAGTAAACATATATTCGAAATGGATAGATAAAGTAAAAGTTTTAACTACAGATTTATGGAGTTCAGAACTCTCAAAACTAATATCAAATGCTTTTTTAGCTCAAAGAATTAGTTCAATAAATACTATCTCCGCATTGTGTGAAGCAACTGGCGCAAGAATAAAAGATGTTTCACTAGCTGTTGGGATGGATCGCAGGATAGGTAAATATTTTTTGAATAGTGGACCAGGCTTTGGAGGAAGTTGTTTTAAGAAAGACATTTCAAACTTAGTCTACATTTCTAATCATTATGGTTTATTTGAAGTCGCCAACTATTGGCAAAAGGTTTTGGATATAAATTCATGGCAACAAAAAAGATTTGTTGAACTTATTGTAAAAAAAATGTTTGGAACTATCTCTTCAAAAAAAATAGCAATACTAGGATTTGCATTTAAAGCCAATACAAATGATACAAGAGAATCACCAGCAATAAATATCTGTAAAAAGCTTATTGAAGAGGGCGCTTTTTTAAAGATATATGACCCAAAGGTAAAAGAGCATCAAATAATTAAAGAATTAGGATTAAATGAAAATAATAAGGAACATAGAGACTGGGAATACTCTAATTCAATTCATAAAACTTTTAAAGACGTAGATGCGGCATTATTTCTTACAGAATGGTGCGAATTTGCAAGCTTAAATTGGAGAGATATTTCAAAAATAATGAGGAAACCCTCCTGGGTTTTTGATACAAGATCCATAGTTGATATGGATCTTGTTAAAGAAAATGGAATTAATATTTGGCAAGTAGGATATGGTAACTAG
- a CDS encoding NAD-dependent epimerase/dehydratase family protein, whose translation MKEKILVTGGAGFIGFHLIKRLINEGIEVVAIDNLNSYYSVELKNARLSELYKLKGIFKFHSGDIEDYHFLEDIFEKYQPEIVVNLAAQAGVRYSINNPNIFLKSNIIGFGNLLEISRKNKIKHLVYASSSSVYGGNYQLPYSEKNNVDHPVSIYAASKKSNELMAHAYSHLYSLPTTGLRFFTVYGPWGRPDMSYFLFTKYILEEKPIDVFNYGNMRRDFTYIDDIIESLIRIMRKIPSPNNNFDRKNPDISSSWAPHRIFNIGNSNSVQLKDFIEIIEEIIGKKALKNPLPMPKGDVESTLADTDLLEKYINFKPKTSLRYGINKFYTWYRKFYGV comes from the coding sequence ATGAAAGAAAAAATTCTTGTCACAGGTGGTGCTGGGTTCATAGGTTTCCATCTTATTAAAAGATTAATCAATGAAGGGATAGAAGTTGTTGCGATTGATAACTTGAATAGTTATTACAGCGTGGAATTAAAAAATGCTAGATTGTCAGAATTATATAAGCTGAAAGGAATTTTTAAATTTCATTCAGGCGATATTGAAGACTATCATTTCCTAGAAGACATTTTTGAAAAATACCAACCAGAAATAGTAGTCAACCTTGCTGCACAAGCTGGTGTTAGATATTCAATAAATAATCCAAATATATTCCTCAAGTCAAATATTATTGGTTTTGGAAACCTTTTAGAAATTTCTAGAAAAAATAAAATAAAGCACCTTGTATATGCAAGTAGTAGTTCAGTATATGGAGGGAATTATCAACTCCCATATTCCGAAAAAAATAACGTAGATCACCCGGTTAGTATATATGCAGCAAGTAAGAAATCTAATGAATTAATGGCACATGCATATAGCCATTTATATTCATTACCAACAACGGGATTAAGATTCTTTACTGTATATGGACCATGGGGGAGGCCGGACATGTCATATTTTTTATTTACGAAATATATTCTGGAGGAGAAGCCAATTGATGTTTTTAATTACGGAAATATGAGGAGGGATTTTACTTATATTGATGATATTATTGAGAGTCTAATTAGGATAATGCGAAAAATACCTTCGCCAAATAATAATTTTGATAGGAAAAATCCTGATATTTCATCAAGCTGGGCTCCCCACAGAATTTTCAATATTGGTAATTCAAACTCTGTACAACTTAAAGATTTTATTGAAATAATTGAAGAAATAATAGGTAAAAAGGCATTAAAGAACCCTCTTCCTATGCCAAAGGGTGATGTAGAATCCACACTCGCTGATACAGATTTATTAGAAAAATATATAAACTTCAAGCCAAAGACATCTCTAAGATATGGAATAAACAAATTTTATACTTGGTATAGAAAATTTTACGGAGTCTAA
- a CDS encoding nucleoside-diphosphate sugar epimerase/dehydratase yields MSNPYSNYFQNSLWIIPVMSVLAIPIYIGTGYYRGLLTYNNSFFIYKSSIINFLLVLVSLLIGYFFNQSMPPRSIWPLMYIIIISLNGLVKIGLRDYVRSLSASKKESQNVVIYGAGSAGAQLINSLSTIGNYKIKFIIDDDKNLIGRSIGGIKIFSPEYLKNIKYKIDNILLAIPSASIEKRKQIIYKVQDLGFSILEVPTIEEITEGKAKIDNLRRIEIENLLERDIVLPIPELLEKGIKNKNILITGAGGSIGSEISNQIIKMEPRNLILVDSNEKNLYELINNLGSFKKNTSFILGNCCDEKFMNDLLQRNNIELIFHTSAYKHVNLVEENPIQGLYNNIISSLIICKLSSHLKIPKVILISSDKAVRPKNIMGASKRVSEILFQAFDNEFNETCFSMVRFGNVLNSSGSVIPLFKNQIKSRIPLTVTHPEVIRYFMTIKEASQLVIQASALAKGGEVFLLDMGEPIKILNLAKQMIKLSGLTIKNEDNLNGDLEIIFTGLRPGEKLYEELLIDNKSKSTIHPLIYKAEEKYIIYENLMPIIDEMEKALINQDLYKSLSFLKQIVPEWERSN; encoded by the coding sequence ATGTCAAATCCTTATAGTAATTATTTTCAAAATTCCTTATGGATAATTCCAGTGATGTCTGTATTAGCAATCCCAATATATATTGGGACTGGTTATTACAGAGGCTTATTAACATATAACAATAGTTTCTTTATTTATAAATCATCTATTATCAATTTTCTTTTGGTATTGGTTTCCTTATTAATAGGTTATTTCTTTAATCAATCAATGCCGCCAAGAAGTATTTGGCCACTTATGTACATAATAATTATTAGTTTAAATGGGCTTGTTAAGATTGGGTTGAGAGATTATGTGAGATCGCTATCAGCTTCAAAAAAAGAAAGTCAAAATGTGGTTATTTATGGTGCAGGTTCAGCAGGAGCGCAATTAATTAATTCATTGAGTACGATTGGCAACTATAAAATTAAATTTATTATTGATGATGATAAAAATTTAATAGGAAGAAGTATTGGGGGAATTAAAATTTTTTCGCCAGAATATTTGAAGAATATTAAATACAAAATAGATAATATTTTGTTAGCAATTCCATCCGCCTCTATAGAAAAAAGAAAACAAATTATTTATAAAGTTCAAGATTTAGGGTTTTCAATTTTAGAAGTACCAACAATTGAAGAAATTACTGAAGGGAAAGCCAAGATTGATAATTTGAGGAGAATTGAAATTGAAAATTTACTTGAAAGAGATATAGTTTTGCCTATTCCAGAATTATTGGAAAAAGGTATAAAAAATAAAAATATTCTAATTACAGGTGCAGGAGGTTCAATAGGAAGTGAGATTAGTAACCAAATCATTAAAATGGAGCCGAGGAATTTGATTCTGGTGGATAGTAATGAAAAAAATCTTTATGAATTAATTAATAACCTTGGTTCATTCAAAAAAAACACTAGTTTTATTCTTGGAAATTGTTGTGACGAGAAATTTATGAATGATTTACTTCAGAGAAATAATATTGAATTAATTTTTCACACATCAGCTTATAAACACGTCAATCTAGTAGAGGAAAATCCAATACAAGGTTTATATAATAATATAATTTCTTCATTAATTATTTGTAAGCTTTCTTCTCATTTAAAGATTCCGAAAGTCATCCTAATTTCAAGTGATAAAGCAGTAAGGCCAAAGAATATTATGGGAGCGTCTAAAAGAGTATCTGAGATTTTATTTCAGGCTTTTGATAATGAATTTAATGAAACATGTTTTTCAATGGTTAGATTTGGGAATGTACTAAATTCTTCTGGCTCAGTAATTCCTCTTTTTAAAAATCAAATAAAATCTAGAATCCCATTAACAGTTACTCATCCAGAGGTTATACGTTACTTTATGACAATAAAGGAGGCATCCCAATTAGTTATTCAAGCTTCAGCTCTTGCCAAAGGTGGCGAGGTTTTTTTGCTTGATATGGGAGAACCTATTAAGATTTTAAATCTAGCTAAGCAAATGATTAAGTTAAGTGGATTAACTATCAAGAATGAAGATAATTTAAATGGTGATCTAGAAATAATATTTACTGGTTTACGACCTGGAGAGAAATTATATGAAGAACTTCTAATAGATAACAAATCTAAAAGTACTATTCACCCGCTGATATATAAGGCTGAGGAAAAATATATTATTTATGAAAACTTAATGCCAATAATAGATGAGATGGAGAAAGCATTGATAAATCAAGATTTATATAAATCTCTTTCCTTTTTAAAACAAATAGTTCCTGAATGGGAAAGATCTAATTGA
- a CDS encoding acyltransferase, translated as MTKNKNKDSLKIHPTSIIDEGAVIGENTKIWHWSHICAGAQIGKNCSLGQNVFIGNKVTIGENTKIQNNVSIFDNVIIEKNVFCGPSMVFTNVYNPRSEISRKDEYKSTLIREGATMGANCTIICGTTIGKYAFIGAGAVINKNVKNYALMVGVPAKQIGWMSAYGERIELPTNGEGVWVCKKTGDKYQLMGEEIVHTRT; from the coding sequence ATGACTAAAAATAAGAATAAAGATTCTCTAAAAATTCATCCAACTTCGATAATAGATGAAGGAGCAGTTATTGGAGAAAATACCAAAATCTGGCATTGGAGTCACATATGCGCAGGTGCACAAATAGGAAAAAATTGCTCACTAGGTCAAAATGTTTTTATTGGTAATAAAGTTACAATTGGAGAAAATACCAAAATCCAGAATAATGTATCAATTTTTGATAATGTAATTATTGAAAAAAATGTATTTTGCGGACCAAGCATGGTTTTCACAAATGTATACAATCCTAGATCAGAAATTAGCCGAAAAGATGAATACAAATCAACACTAATCAGAGAAGGTGCAACAATGGGAGCAAATTGCACTATTATTTGTGGAACAACTATTGGTAAGTATGCCTTTATTGGAGCTGGAGCAGTGATTAATAAAAACGTTAAAAATTATGCCTTAATGGTAGGAGTTCCTGCTAAACAAATTGGTTGGATGAGTGCATATGGTGAGAGAATAGAACTACCAACGAACGGAGAGGGGGTTTGGGTATGTAAAAAAACTGGAGACAAATATCAACTTATGGGGGAGGAAATAGTCCATACTAGAACATAG
- a CDS encoding DegT/DnrJ/EryC1/StrS family aminotransferase, which translates to MEFIDLKAQQLQLTPKGFTLREDIEKRIKSVLDHGKYILGPEVSQLERELASYVGVKYCIGVSSGTDALLIALMALDIGPGDEVITTPFSFFSTVETILLLGARPVFVDIDELTYNIDPNQIEKAISKKTKAIVPVSLYGQPADFREINKIGNAYKIPIIEDGAQSFGSTHHKVKSCGLSTIGATSFFPSKPLGCYGDGGACFTNDEKLAVKMREISLHGQNKRYHHRKIGINGRLDTLQAAVLIGKLSIFDIEVVARMKIGDRYTEQFKKNGFKKVPFISPTNTSVYGQYTIQVDNRDKVIENMKSKGIPTSVHYPSLLPDQEALTNFNAKNKSLLKNLFSGKSFKIYSIDNAKKIAKKVLSLPMHPLLTVENQDLVINSLLESIR; encoded by the coding sequence ATGGAATTCATCGATTTAAAGGCTCAACAACTCCAATTAACTCCAAAAGGTTTTACACTTCGTGAGGATATCGAAAAAAGAATAAAATCTGTTTTAGACCATGGTAAATATATTTTAGGTCCTGAAGTTAGTCAGCTAGAAAGAGAATTAGCCTCATATGTAGGAGTTAAATACTGTATTGGAGTTTCAAGTGGAACAGACGCTTTATTGATAGCTTTAATGGCATTAGATATAGGTCCTGGTGACGAAGTAATAACAACACCATTTTCCTTCTTCTCAACCGTAGAAACTATTTTATTATTGGGAGCTAGGCCTGTTTTTGTAGATATTGATGAATTAACTTACAATATCGATCCAAATCAAATAGAAAAAGCAATTTCAAAAAAAACAAAGGCAATTGTACCAGTCAGTCTCTATGGTCAACCTGCTGACTTTCGCGAAATAAATAAGATTGGGAATGCATATAAAATACCCATTATTGAAGATGGCGCACAATCTTTTGGATCAACGCACCACAAAGTAAAAAGTTGTGGATTATCTACCATTGGTGCAACAAGTTTCTTTCCCTCTAAGCCTTTAGGATGCTATGGAGATGGAGGTGCTTGTTTTACAAATGACGAAAAATTAGCAGTAAAAATGAGAGAGATCTCTCTTCATGGTCAAAACAAGCGGTACCACCATAGAAAAATAGGGATTAATGGAAGGCTTGATACTTTGCAGGCGGCAGTTCTAATTGGTAAATTGAGCATTTTTGATATTGAAGTTGTAGCAAGAATGAAAATAGGGGATAGGTACACTGAGCAATTTAAAAAGAATGGTTTTAAAAAAGTTCCTTTCATTTCCCCAACAAATACAAGTGTTTATGGCCAATACACCATCCAAGTAGATAATAGAGATAAAGTTATTGAAAATATGAAAAGTAAAGGGATTCCAACTTCTGTGCATTACCCATCTTTACTTCCTGATCAAGAAGCGTTAACAAATTTCAATGCAAAAAACAAAAGCCTACTTAAAAATCTTTTTTCAGGTAAGAGTTTTAAAATTTATTCAATTGATAATGCAAAAAAAATAGCTAAAAAAGTTTTAAGTTTACCTATGCACCCTCTTTTAACTGTCGAGAATCAAGATCTTGTTATTAATTCTCTTTTAGAATCTATAAGATAA